The window GTTGTGCAGCCGCTCGCGGCCAGTTGCGTGTTAGTTTTGCGTACTTGAAACAACCAAACGGTAAAATGTATCaagcgtgtgtttgtgagttGTGATTGGCTTCTTCTTTGCACGCAGGGCATTCTGCAGCGTCTGGATGCAGGAGAGATCGTCGTCGGGGATGGAGGTTTTGTCTTCGCCCTGGAGAAGAGGGGCTATGTGAAGGCGGGACCGTGGACACCTGAGGCGGCTGCCGAGCACCCTGAAGCGGGTACTTTCCGCGTCGACGTCTGTGCATTTACCCACCCACAACCTACAAATCCAGTTTTGGGCGGATCAAATGAGCTTTCTTGTCGTTTCAGTGCGGCAGCTGCACAGGGAGTTCCTGAGGGCAGGATCCGATGTCATGCAAACCTTCACTTTCTATGCAAGCGATGATAAACTGGAGAACAGAGGCAACACGCAGCGCTTCACTGTGAGTAGAGCTGGGCTTTAAGCTGCGCGTGCAGCTGCCCTGAAGCCTCATCTGCAGTCATGATGGCAGCCTGTTGACATGAAGCCAACTCACGGCTGCACGGCAAGGGAGCAGTGATTGGTGTTCTGTGCGCCCAGAGGGTCTTTGTGCTCTCTTTGAATCGCAGGGACAGGAAATAAACGAAGCAGCTTGTGACCTGGCCAGGCAGGTGGCCGATGAGGGCAATGCTCTGGTGGCAGGAGGGGTCTCTCAGACCCCTTCTTACCTGAGCTGCAAGAGCCAGGATGATGTCAAGGCCATCTTCACGAAGCAGATCGACGTGTTTGTCAAGAAGAAGGTGGACTTCTTGATCGCAGAGGTATGTGGTGAACATGAGTCATCCTCCCCATCCAGCAtgaaagctgctgtcagtcagtcagacacagCTGGGGGCAGCGGAGGCCCAGATGTCCTGATTTTTACTCCATTATTATAAGTCAGGTTGCAAAAACACTGActctacatttcccacaatgaaACATATTTCCACTCCGGTCTATCAGACTGTTTATAATTCAGGCTTTCTGGTACAAATTTCAAGCCTCAATCAtcagttattttctcagacaAATCTCCCTCCAGAGCCGCTGAGGACATCTGactcttgacttttttttgttgttaaagCTCAAACCTAACTGAGGCACACTCATTTTAACAGTGTTAAAAACAACCATCACTGCATCATCAAGTGCATCCTGCAAAATGAAACCTCTTCATTTTCGGTCTGATGATGTCAAACTGCCTTAATTCAGTTGGAATGCAAACTGGGACCAgctaagtctgagtctgagtctaagACCgtttatttaaagctgcagtaatgtTTTTTGGCCACTCGGGAGACGATGGAACCAAAGCAGTTTTCACATCACATGAAGTCACTGTAGCAGCTTTAAAAGGGTTCCCATTAATaatgtgaattaaaaaaaaatacacattgcATCTTGACAGATTTAGATTTGCATGACgttgatgtgttgttgtttttttttttctctttgtcgcAGTATTTTGAGCATGTGGAAGAGGCTGAGTGGGCGGTCGAGGTTCTGAAGACCACCGGGATGCCTGTGGCTGCAACTCTGTGTATTGGACCTGAAGGAGACCTGAACGGAGTCAGCCCTGGAGACTGTGCTGTCAGACTCGTCAAAGCCGGTACGACAGTGTCTCAGTCTGCCTCTAAACATCCTGTCCCACTGCCTCCAGGTTTTCATACAATGTAGGAACATTTTTGGGTGCTCAGGCACTTAAATGTGGCATTTCTGTGAAGTTGTTTTAGGAGATTTTGAGAGATTTGATGAACTAGCGTGGCTAAAGCTTTAACTACCTACATTTTCCAGCATGCAGTTCAggagcatgttttcatttgactcTCGCTGCTGGTAAATTTAACAGCATGCATCCAGTTTGTGACGAATCTGATCGGCTGATGAGGGGAAAGGTTCAGTCTGTTCCTCTTTGGAATTGGcatgtttgatttgaaaatattGGATTTTGGCGCCATCCAGTGGACGTATACAAAACACTGCGAGGACAGGCttaaaatcaacacaaactgCTCCAGTTTTCATCTGGATTGTAGTTTTGCTGCTGGATTATTAGATTAATAGATTTAAATTGCATGATAAATTCTCCACATTATGGCACCCTGATGATGAAGTTTGCCTTTTCCTGTTCCTAGGAGCTCAGATTGTGGGCATTAACTGCCACTTTGACCCAGAGACCTGCGTGAAGACGGTGGCGCTGATGAAGGAGGGAGTGGAGAAGGCCGGGCTGAAGGCTCACTACATGAGCCAGCCGCTGGCTTACCACACTCCTGACTGCAACTGCCAGGGTTTCATCGATCTGCCCGAGTTCCCCTTCAGTACGTAAACACACTCCAAACTGCTGCTTCCCAGCGTTCAGTCTCTCCGTCCAGATCGCTGACATGCGACGTGCTCTCCGATAGGTCTGGAGCCCAGGATCCTGACCAGGTGGGACATGCAGAAATACGCCCGGGAAGCTTACAAGGCCGGCATTCGTTACATCGGAGGCTGCTGCGGGTTTGAACCCTATCACATCCGCGCGCTGTCGGAGGAGCTGGCACCTGAGAGGGGCTTCCTGCCCGCTGGCTCGGAGAAGCATGGCCTCTGGGGCAGCGGCCTGGAAATGCACACGAAGCCTTGGGTCAGAGCCAGGTAGAAATTTTTCTTTTCCCATCGTTTTGCACACAAACTTCCAGTTTTGTAAAAACGCATTCCTCTCCGTAGGGCCCGTCGTGACTACTGGGAGAAGCTGAAGCCTGCGTCTGGCCGCCCCCTCTGCCCGACGTTGTCGGTCCCCGATGGCTGGGGCATTACCAAAGGCCACGCTGACCTGATGCAGCAGAAGGAGGCCacctcccagcagcagctccaggctcTCTTTGACAAGGCCAGCAAAGACCACTGAGCTTCCTCTGCATGCAGGGAGGAAGCCAATGGATAGCACACTCCCAGTCCCTTAAGTAAACACACCAAAAGATCAAAATGCTGAagttttttgtgtctttgtaggAGAATATTTACTCTGTGGGAGCCTGGTACCATTTCAGTGAGTGCCTGCTTAGCCTCGGAATTACTGTGACTATAAAAACTCAAAAATGCAGCTGTGAATGCACACAGATGACATCTTTAACACTCCAAAAGTGCCTCATGTTCCCCTGAATGATGTGTAATAAACCTCTTCTGAATGAACAGCATCAGCATGTGAGTGGGTTCTGTTCTTTAGAGGCGAGAAGTGGAAACTCTCCTCAGCAAATTAAAACCATTCATCGCCTGAAGAGTCAAACTAGCCTTTGTTTTTCAATTAAACTGGAGAActtaaaaagaacagaaaccGTAAAGTTTCTACTCAGTCTGATGGTGTGCAGTGCAGGAGTTTAAGTACTGCACAGTACTAATTTGAAGTGCATTTAGTATTCCCATTTTATGCACCTTTATATTACTTCACAGCAAATACTCTACTTTTTCCTCCACCACAGATTACCTTTTGCACACATATGATCTTCTAGAATATAATGCATCGCTGTAGATTAAAGCACCAACAGgatataaagtagttcaaatgagctcaaactgaaacatttacagcagtaaaatgcagcaaacacatgaatgcagcaggaacattaatccacaaacagcagatagaaaaacactgacaggaaacacGTTACTGCAACAGGAGTACTTtcacattcagcacattttgCAGATAATACTTTACATacttgaatgcaggacttttacttgtatttcCACGGTGTGGTGTTAGTACTTTTACTCAGATAAAGGATCTGAACCCAGGAGGAAGATGACAGTCCTAAACAAGGTTAAGTGATCTTTATACAGGATGTTAGTTCAGTTGATAAGATGTTTGCAGTTGTTTTAATGGTATCAAACACTCAAACAGTGGCAGGTCAGAGCTTCCTGTCTTGCTCTGCTGAGTAAGAACGAGTCAGTCTTCGATAAATGgctctgctgccctctagtggacaaaAACACTTCGACTGCAATTAAATTGCATGTGAGTTTTATAATGGATGTCCAAAGGGAATTAGGATTTCCTGTGTTTACTTGGTGGACATGTTGTACACAGTGATGTGGAAATATTAGGATGTAGTATTACCCCACTGGCAGACCTTCACCCTGTGAACCATATTCAAAATCAGTCACCTTTCAACAGGCTGTTTGTCTCATGAGGCCCACCACCAGAAGTCTGAAGACAAAGGCAGGAAACATGGTTAgaattactttttaaaaattgatATTGAAACTAGTATTAAACTCTTTCAGGCgtttaatgtttttccttttcagtcCTCATACCAAAATTAAAACACACCAAACCCATGAATCCATCTAACAGCCATAATATCTACACTGTACTACCATCAGGCAGGAATATAATGTTAGTAAAAAATACTAAACTTTATGCAACTTCAGTAAACCCCTTTACTCACAAGTCTTATGAGTAATTCTCCAATTTTAAGCCTCGATTGAGTCGTTGGACATTTTTCGATTTGTTTGTCGTGAAATACCTTTTGTCCCAATTGGCTTGCCATACAGCATCCAGCCGTCTGCACGTTCTCTGCGCGCTTGCGTCATGGATGTGCCCACGTGCAGATGTTTATGCTCCTCGTGCACGACGAGCGATGTACAGAGAGCAAAGCAGGAAATGAGGGAAATTGACAAATATTAAATTAACAACATTAAATTCAAGAATGAGAAAACTAACCGATGCCggtttattttctgcttctgttcgTCGTTAGGTTTAATAAGCTCTTCTCTGTAAAGGGACTATTATGATGCCTTAAGGTGACAAGGGGAAAAATGGACATACGCATTATGTGTGAAAGGTACTCGTCGTGATCGTTTTTACACTAAAGAAATATCTGTGTAGGACCACCGAATGCCAAATAAACAACTTTGAATATTAAAACACGAAATAATATTAAGAAAAAGCTGCTATTTGTAGCCTTAAACAACCCTATAGCTATAGTAAAATTATAAAACAATGCCCCCCCgcccacacgcacacattatTCAAGACATTATTCCGACTAAGACTCTAATTACACCCTTATTGTCATTATCAACGGACATTATGACCGGTTAAAAGCCACAGCAAGAGACATTTCCAAGAAGTCTCGAAGTTACTACTCTCATCGTAGAACAAGAACGCACCatggtgtgttggtgtgcgcACCAGTTAAATCCCTCCCCGGATTTGACAACACGCACGCACCTTGTCTGCTTGTAAACAGAAGCTCACACGTGACACCGAGAGCCGAGCCGCGCGACCGCATTGTCTGTGAACGGACAAAGAGCGACACAGTCAGCGCTATCGGAGCGCGAGCAACGGGCAGGTGCCATGACAACCGACGTTATCTGCCCCGATGTGAAGCCGACTTTTCCCCTTCGCTCGCGTCGCCGTGTCCGAGCGCATCCGACCGCTTGAACTTCTTAATGTCTGAACCCCGAATCGGACCGTTTGGAGGGATAACGACGTTAGCTGCGTTTTCACCAGCTCGCACGCAGCTGGCAGCGGGTAAACAAAGCTGGGCAGCCTTTGTTTCACCTCTTAATTTAGCTAGCAGGGTTGTTCGCTTCAGCTACACCAAATCGTACTTTTCTAGTTGGCTATTAACGTTAGCTGCCCTTAGCTAGCAGTAGCCTTTAGCCTCGacatcagacattttttttctcggCTAACGTTCATCGACTTGTCTTTTTCACTGGCTGGATGAGATGTCATTCACCATGGAGGACAACTTGGAGTCCGGATGGGTGTCCGTCCGACCCAGAGTCTTCGACGAAAAAGAGAGGCATAAATTTGTCTTCATCGTGGCCTGGAACGACATCGAGGGAAAGTTCGCCATAACCTGCCACAACAGAACCGTGCAGAGACGGACCACTTTTCTGGACCCGCTCCTCGACAGCAGCCCCGCCGTCGTGCTTCCTGCCCCCGGTGCTTCCGTGGCAGAAAAACGCACAAAAATTCCGGTCACGACCAAGAAAGATGAAGTCTGCCAAGCGGGTAAAGTTAGACCGCACTCGGTCCCCAAAGGGAAACCCGCAACAAAGGCTTTAAAAGTCGGTAGTTCGAAGACATCCGAGTGTATCAGCCACTCGTCAGGGTCCTGGGATATAGTGACACCGAAGGTGATAGATATCGAGATCCTGGACCCCGTCGATGTCCCGCTCTCTCCGGAGGATGCAGACCCGGGGGACAGTGACAGCCTGGGCCGTGAGGACTTCAGCTGGGCCGGCCTGTTCTCCTTCCAGGACCTGAGGGCAGCCCACCTCCAGCTGTGCGCTGTCAACTCGGATCTGGAGCCGTGTTTACCCTCCTTCCCCGAGGAGCAGTCTGGCGTGTGGACGGTGCTTTTCGGAGCCCCCGGGGTGTCGCAGCGGGAGACGGACGCCCTGTGCTACCAGCTGCAGGTGTACCTGGGTCATGCCCTGGACACCTGCGGATGGAAGATCCTATCACAGGTGCTTTTCTCCGAGGGGGACGACACGGAGGACTACTACGAGAGCCTGGGCGAGCTGAGGCAGAAAGGCCACGAGGATGCTCTGGAGAGGGCCAAAAGACGCATGCAAGAGGTGAATTCATTATCTTTGCTGTTCTGTAGTTTAGCTGATGTTTTTTAAGTGCACGTGGGTTATGAATCTTTTGCTGCTTGATGTTGTGACTTTACAACCCCCCCCCTTTAAATTTATCCCTCAGTCACGTGGAAAGGCATTTTTTCAGGAGGGTCAGGACAACCGCAGACTGGTGAAAGCCCACAGAGCATGTAGTTTTGGGAGCATAATTGCGCCTCATGGTCGGCTTtagtctcctcctcttcctttgtcCCCCTGTGATCTGCCATCTGTTGCTGCACGTTCACAGGCCTGTAATATGATCCGCTCTGGCCAGACATCACACTCCAGTTGGCTGCACAGTTTGAAGGGAGTTCCACAGAAACGCAGGAGAACAATCAGAGGTGGAGTTACAGAAATGATGTGTCACCACAGCTGCTGACATTGTTTCAGCGTTCGTCCAGAAAGCTGCAAACATGCATTTAGCTCGACACGCCGGTGTAATATTTTCATTCACGTTCGTAGGAAATGTGCCAAATACTACCAGAGTGTGTCCGATCCAGCTGGAGCTGCGGATACGACGTCTGAGTAAAATCATAGAGATCACAgtcgctgtgtgtttgagaggagaCAAAGCTTCAGGCGAcgtctttcatctcctctgttaACAAAGCACAGACATCTGGATAAGGGCTTGGTCCAAGCAGAAGACAGAAAGTCTCACCTGCTTCTTTTGAAGCAGATGACAACCATGTTGTTGCACCTGGTTTTATTAAAATAACACAGATGACCGCAGACTTACTCATGGACTCATCTGGTGTGTAAAATCTGACAGTTGTTTCTCACTGATTATCTATTTGATCtcaataaacagtgaaaaacgGTCGTCCAAGGTGACGTCCTGAAATGTCTTGAGTACTCATATACAAGCAGTCCTCAGACGCTGAAACCACTGAGGTGAAGTGGCGTGTCCGTCTGCATGTGTGGATGTACCCTGGCCTTTAGAAAGGGGACAGGTGACAGAGGGACAGGTAACAGACTGCAATCGAGCTGAATGATCGGTCGATTAAACATGTAGCAGTAGAtcaagagaaaatggaaaaacgaGCAGCATCAAAGACTCCAGCCTTGAAAAAAATCCTCATTCTGAGATGGTGTCAATGTCAACAGAGCTCTTATTTACTGCGGGACACTTTTATTGGATTGCACGTGTCTCCATTTCCCTGCCCACTAAGTCCATCCTTGATAAACTTTGACTGCAGGTAATATAAAACGCTGTGTGCTGACCTGGTTCCAGCACCTGAAAGCCTGTAGTCAAGAGTTAATGACACTGATGGCGGGAAGAAAACAGGACACATGCTTTACTTCTACTGAAGTGAGACCAAAGTTTAACCATTTTTGACCTATTTAATAAGACGG is drawn from Chaetodon trifascialis isolate fChaTrf1 chromosome 20, fChaTrf1.hap1, whole genome shotgun sequence and contains these coding sequences:
- the bhmt gene encoding betaine--homocysteine S-methyltransferase 1, giving the protein MAPAGEKKGILQRLDAGEIVVGDGGFVFALEKRGYVKAGPWTPEAAAEHPEAVRQLHREFLRAGSDVMQTFTFYASDDKLENRGNTQRFTGQEINEAACDLARQVADEGNALVAGGVSQTPSYLSCKSQDDVKAIFTKQIDVFVKKKVDFLIAEYFEHVEEAEWAVEVLKTTGMPVAATLCIGPEGDLNGVSPGDCAVRLVKAGAQIVGINCHFDPETCVKTVALMKEGVEKAGLKAHYMSQPLAYHTPDCNCQGFIDLPEFPFSLEPRILTRWDMQKYAREAYKAGIRYIGGCCGFEPYHIRALSEELAPERGFLPAGSEKHGLWGSGLEMHTKPWVRARARRDYWEKLKPASGRPLCPTLSVPDGWGITKGHADLMQQKEATSQQQLQALFDKASKDH